In one window of Thunnus thynnus chromosome 23, fThuThy2.1, whole genome shotgun sequence DNA:
- the ppp1r3aa gene encoding uncharacterized protein ppp1r3aa isoform X2 encodes MEVRGQHQVGHFNKGDTDPHKCLNCGPPDQLTGLLSKDQEVSLQPGWGHSGLCHPPSQTDGRTGRQLPLRPLHIMEALYIQPFEEDRRMEQEEGGMEASTPTGSTTDEETDEDSEREPPPVVRRKVSFADAFGLNLVSVKEFDNVDVTESEVSEPTEREATHPLEEIYMSRLFTVPSSPEELDQSLQAQMVELESIELLPGTTTLRGTVRVVNLCYSKSVYARITLDRWNTYFDLMAEYVPGSSDMKTDKFTFMYTLVPPFEKQGTRMEFCLRYDTSVGTFWANNKEMNYVLFCHQKGQGPQVQEESTGHKGKRSCLKANRRGSAEEKTREIINTATVAAEVQAAHEAEEADRKTVDSAEIQSLLYHEEHKPLVDSVKSRHRAARLARVQDFFSQRRQQVPKPKPMPSTWDDAASSLETRQKKPSNESLQVLTYHQIPLLTLDWNNDKPQQWGTADVDDIWTGRDKMSKASEEHMKDTPSVNDIWETFHNGTDNTTNKETSVCDVWQAFLNGPSCKDHSGVPESEWLQTAASVSPPNDKEPQTQYGACSQEHEFQVGTDIPTILQAPTSAACQLLSDTRETLLANVALNAEDQQPAEACVGSPRDDNTVTQDASQRSQTNSVTDTLQEFSFIGATPVSEGSVDSSTECHELVIWEREREGIIGEAGGIGGNEPSMPHTADLVTSSGESETTDMTAMPESQNATAGDRISQGARLDEGLSYSREGEVTGTAHNAMAFSETISQGTKDWERFVFSVSRQGAEEGITTNCTENKVSTEEEIFRPECEISQGYADEKQCEEFKPNQNRENALKQNDKDENEIRPAQSHADEFNLNQTYVDGFGQKEVETSDCTTSEKTKTLIGEAEVIRLLDEEAEAELGFQKEEAEDPTQTQTEKNGALKPETDEHVSVSNQTDEGISLSCSGIIQEKQVFQNDHDTFRPSPTDKCNPNPMEVLETGWTHSQEHMKGQEEDVGSEISTREVTVKENIGKKDTSTELQHQPETLKRIEEDMSQRDRAERVSIGKLEIEAVEELMGNMENPQGESENAPAEVKEQELSAEVESSPHVEYKKLSEGTKDPITAENTVALEVIESGLEEMFIDRFGEDLVSGIWEDVFGQRGNVQASNRGTNIAKRVGGRLTDILDITHDCHLLSDEDYNETFDSGVFSLTELPTDPNLNLYQGLEQTLTKRSNEFSPTETGQSLTQTEQTHFLSKLQIDSDSSAHLSQDLKPTLAAQRKQSSTESAQTLSSPKDQGNHTQIKERSVTRQETGSQIEDCVLAHRESFNQSGHPSPEHSSPSSKKLKESDGLLWWSILYILSHITRVLICSLLVAGFFVIVLLCDFPAFFALYISSLCWWFYKCKRHRGTMNKVG; translated from the exons atggaggtcagaggtcagcatCAGGTGGGACACTTCAATAAAGGAGACACTGACCCACACAAGTGCTTGAACTGTGGACCCCCAGACCAGTTAACTGGTTTGCTTTCAAAAGATCAAGAAG TATCACTGCAGCCAGGCTGGGGGCACTCTGGTCTATGCCACCCTCCAAGCCAGACAGACGGTAGGACGGGCAGACAGCTGCCTCTCAGACCCTTGCACATTATGGAGGCTTTGTACATTCAGCCCTTTGAAGAAGACAGGCGGATGGAACAGGAAGAGGGAGGAATGGAGGCCTCCACTCCCACGGGCTCCACCACAGACGAGGAAACAGATGAGGACTCTGAACGAGAGCCCCCGCCTGTCGTCCGGAGGAAGGTGTCATTCGCTGATGCATTTGGCCTCAACCTGGTGTCAGTCAAGGAGTTTGACAATGTTGATGTGACAGAGTCAGAGGTCAGCGAGCCCACTGAGAGGGAGGCGACCCATCCGTTGGAGGAGATCTACATGTCCCGTCTGTTTACAGTCCCCTCATCCCCAGAGGAGCTGGATCAGAGTCTTCAGGCACAAATGGTCGAGCTGGAGAGCATTGAGCTTCTCCCAGGAACCACCACACTCCGTGGCACCGTCAGGGTGGTCAACCTCTGTTATAGTAAGTCTGTTTATGCCCGGATCACCCTGGATCGCTGGAACACCTACTTTGACCTGATGGCGGAGTATGTGCCTGGATCAAGCGATATGAAAACGGACAAGTTTACCTTCATGTATACTCTGGTTCCTCCCTTTGAGAAACAGGGGACCAGAATGGAGTTTTGCCTGCGTTATGACACATCGGTGGGCACTTTTTGGGCTAATAACAAAGAAATGAACTATGTGCTGTTCTGCCACCAGAAGGGACAGGGGCCTCAAGTGCAAGAGGAGAGTACCGGCCACAAGGGCAAGAGGAGCTGTCTCAAAGCTAACAG GAGGGGAAGTGCAGAGGAAAAGACCAGGGAGATCATTAACACAGCAACAGTTGCTGCAG AAGTTCAGGCCGCACATGAAGCAGAGGAAGCTGACAGAAAGACAGTGGACAGTGCAGAGATACAATCATTATTATACCATGAAGAACACAAACCTTTG GTGGATAGCGTAAAAAGCCGGCACAGAGCGGCACGTTTGGCACGTGTGCAGGACTTCTTCTCCCAGAGGAGGCAGCAAGTACCAAAGCCAAAACCTATGCCAAGCACGTGGGATGACGCTGCCAGCTCTCTCGAGACACGCCAAAAGAAACCATCCAATGAGAGTCTGCAGGTACTCACCTACCATCAGATTCCTCTGCTTACATTGGATTGGAACAATGATAAACCACAGCAGTGGGGGACTGCTGACGTAGATGATATTTGGACTGGAAGAGATAAAATGTCGAAAGCTTCCGAGGAACATATGAAAGATACACCTTCTGTTAATGATATATGGGAGACCTTTCACAATGGCACAGATAATACCACTAATAAAGAAACCTCCGTGTGCGATGTATGGCAGGCATTTCTTAATGGGCCGAGCTGCAAGGACCATTCTGGTGTTCCAGAGTCAGAGTGGCTTCAGACGGCAGCGTCGGTGTCTCCACCAAACGATAAAGAGCCCCAAACCCAATATGGAGCATGCAGTCAGGAGCATGAATTTCAGGTGGGCACAGATATACCCACCATCTTACAAGCACCCACCTCAGCTGCAtgtcagctgctgtcagacactCGTGAGACATTGCTGGCTAATGTCGCCTTAAACGCCGAAGACCAACAGCCAGCAGAGGCATGTGTCGGTAGCCCAAGAGATGACAACACAGTGACACAAGATGCATCCCAAAGGTCACAGACGAACTCTGTAACAGACACTCTGCAGGAATTTAGCTTCATAGGGGCAACGCCCGTGTCCGAGGGCTCTGTTGACAGTTCAACTGAGTGTCACGAGCTTGTGATCTGGGAGCGAGAAAGAGAAGGAATAATAGGAGAAGCAGGAGGAATAGGAGGAAATGAGCCCTCCATGCCGCACACGGCTGACTTAGTAACAAGCTCAGGGGAGTcggaaacaacagacatgacaGCAATGCCAGAGTCTCAGAATGCCACCGCTGGTGATAGGATCTCACAGGGAGCAAGACTGGATGAGGGTCTTTCATACAGCAGGGAAGGGGAGGTTACAGGTACAGCACACAATGCGATGGCATTTAGCGAGACAATCAGTCAGGGGACAAAGGATTGGGAGAGGTTTGTCTTCTCCGTGTCCAGACAAGGAGCAGAGGAAGGGATCACAACGAACTGCACGGAAAATAAAGTAtctacagaagaagaaatatttagGCCAGAGTGTGAAATCTCCCAGGGGTATGCAGATGAAAAGCAGTGCGAGGAATTCAAGCCGAACCAAAACAGGGAAAACGCATTAAAGCAGAAtgacaaagatgaaaatgaaataagacCTGCACAGTCACATGCAGATGAATTCAATCTAAACCaaacat ACGTGGACGGATTTGGACAGAAAGAGGTGGAAACTTCTGATTGTACAACAAGCGAAAAGACAAAGACACTAATCGGAGAAGCAGAAGTGATCCGGCTATTAGATGAGGAAGCAGAAGCAGAGTTGGGCTTTCAGAAAGAGGAGGCGGAGGacccaacacaaacacaaacagagaagaatGGTGCACTGAAGCCTGAAACAGATGAACATGTATCAGTCTCAAATCAGACAGATGAAGGCATAAGCTTGAGCTGTAGTGGAATAATTCAAGAGAAACAGGtcttccaaaatgaccatgaTACATTCAGACCTTCTCCAACAGATAAATGCAACCCAAACCCAATGGAGGTGTTAGAAACTGGATGGACTCATTCACAGGAACATATGAAGGGTCAAGAAGAGGATGTAGGCAGTGAAATAAGCACAAGAGAAGTTACAGTGAAAGAGAACATTGGGAAGAAAGACACTTCAACAGAGCTTCAACACCAacctgaaacattaaaaagaataGAGGAAGATATGAGTCAGAGAGATAGAGCTGAGAGGGTGAGTATTGGAAAGCTGGAAATAGAAGCAGTGGAGGAGTTGATGGGAAACATGGAGAACCCTCAGGGGGAGAGTGAGAATGCACCAGCTGAAGTGAAAGAACAAGAGTTGTCAGCAGAAGTTGAGAGCTCTCCACATGTTGAATATAAAAAATTGTCAGAGGGAACAAAAGACCCTATTACGGCAGAAAATACTGTAGCACTTGAAGTGATAGAATCGGGATTAGAGGAGATGTTCATAGACAGATTTGGAGAAGATTTGGTCAGTGGGATTTGGGAGGATGTGTTCGGTCAGAGAGGCAATGTGCAGGCCTCCAATAGAGGCACAAATATTGCTAAGAGAGTGGGGGGAAGGCTGACAGATATACTAGATATTACGCATGATTGCCATCTTCTTTCAGACGAAGACTACAATGAGACTTTTGATTCAGGTGTATTCTCCTTGACAGAATTACCAACAGATCCTAATTTAAACCTCTATCAAGGCCTTGAGCAAACTTTAACCAAAAGGAGCAATGAATTCTCACCAACAGAAACAGGGCAGTCACTCACCCAAACAGAACAAACTCACTTTCTCTCTAAATTACAGATAGATTCAGATTCAAGTGCTCATCTCAGTCAAGATCTCAAACCCACTTTAGCTGCTCAGAGAAAGCAGTCATCGACTGAATCAGCCCAAACTCTCAGCTCTCCAAAGGATCAGGGAAACCACACTCAAATAAAGGAAAGATCAGTCACCCGTCAGGAGACAGGTAGCCAAATAGAAGACTGCGTATTAGCCCACAGGGAGAGTTTTAATCAATCAGGCCACCCATCTCCCGAACATTCGAGTCCCTCCTCTAAGAAATTAAAAGAGTCCGATGGTCTCTTATGGTGGAGTATATTATACATCCTTAGTCACATCACCAGAGTTCTTATTTGCTCCCTTTTAGTCGCTGGATTCTTCGTCATTGTTTTGCTGTGCGATTTCCCAGCATTCTTTGCACTCTACATATCTTCATTGTGCTGGTGGTTTTATAAGTGTAAGAGACACAGAGGGACAATGAACAAGGTGGGATAA
- the ppp1r3aa gene encoding uncharacterized protein ppp1r3aa isoform X1, translating to MEVRGQHQVGHFNKGDTDPHKCLNCGPPDQLTGLLSKDQEVSLQPGWGHSGLCHPPSQTDGRTGRQLPLRPLHIMEALYIQPFEEDRRMEQEEGGMEASTPTGSTTDEETDEDSEREPPPVVRRKVSFADAFGLNLVSVKEFDNVDVTESEVSEPTEREATHPLEEIYMSRLFTVPSSPEELDQSLQAQMVELESIELLPGTTTLRGTVRVVNLCYSKSVYARITLDRWNTYFDLMAEYVPGSSDMKTDKFTFMYTLVPPFEKQGTRMEFCLRYDTSVGTFWANNKEMNYVLFCHQKGQGPQVQEESTGHKGKRSCLKANRRGSAEEKTREIINTATVAAEVQAAHEAEEADRKTVDSAEIQSLLYHEEHKPLVDSVKSRHRAARLARVQDFFSQRRQQVPKPKPMPSTWDDAASSLETRQKKPSNESLQVLTYHQIPLLTLDWNNDKPQQWGTADVDDIWTGRDKMSKASEEHMKDTPSVNDIWETFHNGTDNTTNKETSVCDVWQAFLNGPSCKDHSGVPESEWLQTAASVSPPNDKEPQTQYGACSQEHEFQVGTDIPTILQAPTSAACQLLSDTRETLLANVALNAEDQQPAEACVGSPRDDNTVTQDASQRSQTNSVTDTLQEFSFIGATPVSEGSVDSSTECHELVIWEREREGIIGEAGGIGGNEPSMPHTADLVTSSGESETTDMTAMPESQNATAGDRISQGARLDEGLSYSREGEVTGTAHNAMAFSETISQGTKDWERFVFSVSRQGAEEGITTNCTENKVSTEEEIFRPECEISQGYADEKQCEEFKPNQNRENALKQNDKDENEIRPAQSHADEFNLNQTCQKNIRQSQIMESESELDESENEDVASNNRDVDGFGQKEVETSDCTTSEKTKTLIGEAEVIRLLDEEAEAELGFQKEEAEDPTQTQTEKNGALKPETDEHVSVSNQTDEGISLSCSGIIQEKQVFQNDHDTFRPSPTDKCNPNPMEVLETGWTHSQEHMKGQEEDVGSEISTREVTVKENIGKKDTSTELQHQPETLKRIEEDMSQRDRAERVSIGKLEIEAVEELMGNMENPQGESENAPAEVKEQELSAEVESSPHVEYKKLSEGTKDPITAENTVALEVIESGLEEMFIDRFGEDLVSGIWEDVFGQRGNVQASNRGTNIAKRVGGRLTDILDITHDCHLLSDEDYNETFDSGVFSLTELPTDPNLNLYQGLEQTLTKRSNEFSPTETGQSLTQTEQTHFLSKLQIDSDSSAHLSQDLKPTLAAQRKQSSTESAQTLSSPKDQGNHTQIKERSVTRQETGSQIEDCVLAHRESFNQSGHPSPEHSSPSSKKLKESDGLLWWSILYILSHITRVLICSLLVAGFFVIVLLCDFPAFFALYISSLCWWFYKCKRHRGTMNKVG from the exons atggaggtcagaggtcagcatCAGGTGGGACACTTCAATAAAGGAGACACTGACCCACACAAGTGCTTGAACTGTGGACCCCCAGACCAGTTAACTGGTTTGCTTTCAAAAGATCAAGAAG TATCACTGCAGCCAGGCTGGGGGCACTCTGGTCTATGCCACCCTCCAAGCCAGACAGACGGTAGGACGGGCAGACAGCTGCCTCTCAGACCCTTGCACATTATGGAGGCTTTGTACATTCAGCCCTTTGAAGAAGACAGGCGGATGGAACAGGAAGAGGGAGGAATGGAGGCCTCCACTCCCACGGGCTCCACCACAGACGAGGAAACAGATGAGGACTCTGAACGAGAGCCCCCGCCTGTCGTCCGGAGGAAGGTGTCATTCGCTGATGCATTTGGCCTCAACCTGGTGTCAGTCAAGGAGTTTGACAATGTTGATGTGACAGAGTCAGAGGTCAGCGAGCCCACTGAGAGGGAGGCGACCCATCCGTTGGAGGAGATCTACATGTCCCGTCTGTTTACAGTCCCCTCATCCCCAGAGGAGCTGGATCAGAGTCTTCAGGCACAAATGGTCGAGCTGGAGAGCATTGAGCTTCTCCCAGGAACCACCACACTCCGTGGCACCGTCAGGGTGGTCAACCTCTGTTATAGTAAGTCTGTTTATGCCCGGATCACCCTGGATCGCTGGAACACCTACTTTGACCTGATGGCGGAGTATGTGCCTGGATCAAGCGATATGAAAACGGACAAGTTTACCTTCATGTATACTCTGGTTCCTCCCTTTGAGAAACAGGGGACCAGAATGGAGTTTTGCCTGCGTTATGACACATCGGTGGGCACTTTTTGGGCTAATAACAAAGAAATGAACTATGTGCTGTTCTGCCACCAGAAGGGACAGGGGCCTCAAGTGCAAGAGGAGAGTACCGGCCACAAGGGCAAGAGGAGCTGTCTCAAAGCTAACAG GAGGGGAAGTGCAGAGGAAAAGACCAGGGAGATCATTAACACAGCAACAGTTGCTGCAG AAGTTCAGGCCGCACATGAAGCAGAGGAAGCTGACAGAAAGACAGTGGACAGTGCAGAGATACAATCATTATTATACCATGAAGAACACAAACCTTTG GTGGATAGCGTAAAAAGCCGGCACAGAGCGGCACGTTTGGCACGTGTGCAGGACTTCTTCTCCCAGAGGAGGCAGCAAGTACCAAAGCCAAAACCTATGCCAAGCACGTGGGATGACGCTGCCAGCTCTCTCGAGACACGCCAAAAGAAACCATCCAATGAGAGTCTGCAGGTACTCACCTACCATCAGATTCCTCTGCTTACATTGGATTGGAACAATGATAAACCACAGCAGTGGGGGACTGCTGACGTAGATGATATTTGGACTGGAAGAGATAAAATGTCGAAAGCTTCCGAGGAACATATGAAAGATACACCTTCTGTTAATGATATATGGGAGACCTTTCACAATGGCACAGATAATACCACTAATAAAGAAACCTCCGTGTGCGATGTATGGCAGGCATTTCTTAATGGGCCGAGCTGCAAGGACCATTCTGGTGTTCCAGAGTCAGAGTGGCTTCAGACGGCAGCGTCGGTGTCTCCACCAAACGATAAAGAGCCCCAAACCCAATATGGAGCATGCAGTCAGGAGCATGAATTTCAGGTGGGCACAGATATACCCACCATCTTACAAGCACCCACCTCAGCTGCAtgtcagctgctgtcagacactCGTGAGACATTGCTGGCTAATGTCGCCTTAAACGCCGAAGACCAACAGCCAGCAGAGGCATGTGTCGGTAGCCCAAGAGATGACAACACAGTGACACAAGATGCATCCCAAAGGTCACAGACGAACTCTGTAACAGACACTCTGCAGGAATTTAGCTTCATAGGGGCAACGCCCGTGTCCGAGGGCTCTGTTGACAGTTCAACTGAGTGTCACGAGCTTGTGATCTGGGAGCGAGAAAGAGAAGGAATAATAGGAGAAGCAGGAGGAATAGGAGGAAATGAGCCCTCCATGCCGCACACGGCTGACTTAGTAACAAGCTCAGGGGAGTcggaaacaacagacatgacaGCAATGCCAGAGTCTCAGAATGCCACCGCTGGTGATAGGATCTCACAGGGAGCAAGACTGGATGAGGGTCTTTCATACAGCAGGGAAGGGGAGGTTACAGGTACAGCACACAATGCGATGGCATTTAGCGAGACAATCAGTCAGGGGACAAAGGATTGGGAGAGGTTTGTCTTCTCCGTGTCCAGACAAGGAGCAGAGGAAGGGATCACAACGAACTGCACGGAAAATAAAGTAtctacagaagaagaaatatttagGCCAGAGTGTGAAATCTCCCAGGGGTATGCAGATGAAAAGCAGTGCGAGGAATTCAAGCCGAACCAAAACAGGGAAAACGCATTAAAGCAGAAtgacaaagatgaaaatgaaataagacCTGCACAGTCACATGCAGATGAATTCAATCTAAACCaaacatgtcagaaaaacaTCAGGCAAAGCCAAATAATGGAAAGTGAATCAGAATTGGATGAATCAGAGAATGAAGACGTAGCATCAAATAACAGAGACGTGGACGGATTTGGACAGAAAGAGGTGGAAACTTCTGATTGTACAACAAGCGAAAAGACAAAGACACTAATCGGAGAAGCAGAAGTGATCCGGCTATTAGATGAGGAAGCAGAAGCAGAGTTGGGCTTTCAGAAAGAGGAGGCGGAGGacccaacacaaacacaaacagagaagaatGGTGCACTGAAGCCTGAAACAGATGAACATGTATCAGTCTCAAATCAGACAGATGAAGGCATAAGCTTGAGCTGTAGTGGAATAATTCAAGAGAAACAGGtcttccaaaatgaccatgaTACATTCAGACCTTCTCCAACAGATAAATGCAACCCAAACCCAATGGAGGTGTTAGAAACTGGATGGACTCATTCACAGGAACATATGAAGGGTCAAGAAGAGGATGTAGGCAGTGAAATAAGCACAAGAGAAGTTACAGTGAAAGAGAACATTGGGAAGAAAGACACTTCAACAGAGCTTCAACACCAacctgaaacattaaaaagaataGAGGAAGATATGAGTCAGAGAGATAGAGCTGAGAGGGTGAGTATTGGAAAGCTGGAAATAGAAGCAGTGGAGGAGTTGATGGGAAACATGGAGAACCCTCAGGGGGAGAGTGAGAATGCACCAGCTGAAGTGAAAGAACAAGAGTTGTCAGCAGAAGTTGAGAGCTCTCCACATGTTGAATATAAAAAATTGTCAGAGGGAACAAAAGACCCTATTACGGCAGAAAATACTGTAGCACTTGAAGTGATAGAATCGGGATTAGAGGAGATGTTCATAGACAGATTTGGAGAAGATTTGGTCAGTGGGATTTGGGAGGATGTGTTCGGTCAGAGAGGCAATGTGCAGGCCTCCAATAGAGGCACAAATATTGCTAAGAGAGTGGGGGGAAGGCTGACAGATATACTAGATATTACGCATGATTGCCATCTTCTTTCAGACGAAGACTACAATGAGACTTTTGATTCAGGTGTATTCTCCTTGACAGAATTACCAACAGATCCTAATTTAAACCTCTATCAAGGCCTTGAGCAAACTTTAACCAAAAGGAGCAATGAATTCTCACCAACAGAAACAGGGCAGTCACTCACCCAAACAGAACAAACTCACTTTCTCTCTAAATTACAGATAGATTCAGATTCAAGTGCTCATCTCAGTCAAGATCTCAAACCCACTTTAGCTGCTCAGAGAAAGCAGTCATCGACTGAATCAGCCCAAACTCTCAGCTCTCCAAAGGATCAGGGAAACCACACTCAAATAAAGGAAAGATCAGTCACCCGTCAGGAGACAGGTAGCCAAATAGAAGACTGCGTATTAGCCCACAGGGAGAGTTTTAATCAATCAGGCCACCCATCTCCCGAACATTCGAGTCCCTCCTCTAAGAAATTAAAAGAGTCCGATGGTCTCTTATGGTGGAGTATATTATACATCCTTAGTCACATCACCAGAGTTCTTATTTGCTCCCTTTTAGTCGCTGGATTCTTCGTCATTGTTTTGCTGTGCGATTTCCCAGCATTCTTTGCACTCTACATATCTTCATTGTGCTGGTGGTTTTATAAGTGTAAGAGACACAGAGGGACAATGAACAAGGTGGGATAA